A part of Saimiri boliviensis isolate mSaiBol1 chromosome 11, mSaiBol1.pri, whole genome shotgun sequence genomic DNA contains:
- the RSRP1 gene encoding arginine/serine-rich protein 1 isoform X2, with protein MSNYVNDMWPGSPQKDSPSTSRSGGSSRLSSRSRSRSFCRSSRSHSRVSSRFSFRSRSRSRSWRSRSRSRSRRRHQRKYRRYSRSYSRSRSRSGSRRYRERRYRLSRRYYRSPSRYRSRSRSRSRSRSRGRSPYGRAYAIARGRRYYGFGRTVYPEDYGRWRDRSRTRSRSRTPFRLSEKDRMELLEIAKANAAKALGTTNIELPASLRTVPVAKETSRGTGLSSNGAKPEKS; from the exons ATGTCCAACTACGTGAACGACATGTGGCCCGGCTCGCCGCAGAAGGATTCGCCCTCCACCTCGCGGTCGGGCGGGTCCAGCCGGCTGTCGTCGCGATCTAGGAGCCGCTCTTTTTGCAGAAGCTCTCGGTCCCATTCCCGCGTCTCCAGTCGGTTTTCGTTCAGGAGTCGGAGTCGGAGTCGGAGTTGGAGGAGCCGGTCACGGTCCCGTTCCAGAAGGCGCCACCAGCGGAAGTACAGGCGCTACTCACGGTCCTACTCGCGGAGCCGGTCGCGATCCGGCAGCCGCCGGTACCGAGAGAGGCGCTACAGGCTGTCTAGGAGATACTACCGGTCTCCTTCGCGGTACCGGTCTCGGTCCCGTTCCCGTAGCAGGTCGCGCTCTCGGGGAAGGTCGCCCTACGGAAGGGCGTACGCGATCGCGCGGGGGCGGCGCTACTACGGCTTCGGTCGCACCGTGTACCCGGAGGATTACGGCAGGTGGAGGGACAGATCCCGGACGAGGTCGCGGAGCAGAACTCCCTTTCGCTTAAGTGAAAAAG atcgaATGGAGCTGTTAGAAATAGCAAAAGCCAATGCAGCAAAAGCTTTAGGAACAACCAACATTGAATTGCCAGCTAGCCTCAGAACCGTTCCTGTAGCCAAAGAAACAAGCCGTGGAACAGGTTTATCAAGTAATGGTGCAAAGCCTGAA AAATCATGA
- the RSRP1 gene encoding arginine/serine-rich protein 1 isoform X3 gives MSNYVNDMWPGSPQKDSPSTSRSGGSSRLSSRSRSRSFCRSSRSHSRVSSRFSFRSRSRSRSWRSRSRSRSRRRHQRKYRRYSRSYSRSRSRSGSRRYRERRYRLSRRYYRSPSRYRSRSRSRSRSRSRGRSPYGRAYAIARGRRYYGFGRTVYPEDYGRWRDRSRTRSRSRTPFRLSEKDRMELLEIAKANAAKALGTTNIELPASLRTVPVAKETSRGTGLSSNGAKPEMF, from the exons ATGTCCAACTACGTGAACGACATGTGGCCCGGCTCGCCGCAGAAGGATTCGCCCTCCACCTCGCGGTCGGGCGGGTCCAGCCGGCTGTCGTCGCGATCTAGGAGCCGCTCTTTTTGCAGAAGCTCTCGGTCCCATTCCCGCGTCTCCAGTCGGTTTTCGTTCAGGAGTCGGAGTCGGAGTCGGAGTTGGAGGAGCCGGTCACGGTCCCGTTCCAGAAGGCGCCACCAGCGGAAGTACAGGCGCTACTCACGGTCCTACTCGCGGAGCCGGTCGCGATCCGGCAGCCGCCGGTACCGAGAGAGGCGCTACAGGCTGTCTAGGAGATACTACCGGTCTCCTTCGCGGTACCGGTCTCGGTCCCGTTCCCGTAGCAGGTCGCGCTCTCGGGGAAGGTCGCCCTACGGAAGGGCGTACGCGATCGCGCGGGGGCGGCGCTACTACGGCTTCGGTCGCACCGTGTACCCGGAGGATTACGGCAGGTGGAGGGACAGATCCCGGACGAGGTCGCGGAGCAGAACTCCCTTTCGCTTAAGTGAAAAAG atcgaATGGAGCTGTTAGAAATAGCAAAAGCCAATGCAGCAAAAGCTTTAGGAACAACCAACATTGAATTGCCAGCTAGCCTCAGAACCGTTCCTGTAGCCAAAGAAACAAGCCGTGGAACAGGTTTATCAAGTAATGGTGCAAAGCCTGAA ATGTTTTGA
- the RSRP1 gene encoding arginine/serine-rich protein 1 isoform X1, translated as MSNYVNDMWPGSPQKDSPSTSRSGGSSRLSSRSRSRSFCRSSRSHSRVSSRFSFRSRSRSRSWRSRSRSRSRRRHQRKYRRYSRSYSRSRSRSGSRRYRERRYRLSRRYYRSPSRYRSRSRSRSRSRSRGRSPYGRAYAIARGRRYYGFGRTVYPEDYGRWRDRSRTRSRSRTPFRLSEKDRMELLEIAKANAAKALGTTNIELPASLRTVPVAKETSRGTGLSSNGAKPELSEKVTEDGTRNPNEKSSQQRSIAFSSNNSVAKPIQKSAKAATEETSSRSPKIDQKKSPYGLWIPV; from the exons ATGTCCAACTACGTGAACGACATGTGGCCCGGCTCGCCGCAGAAGGATTCGCCCTCCACCTCGCGGTCGGGCGGGTCCAGCCGGCTGTCGTCGCGATCTAGGAGCCGCTCTTTTTGCAGAAGCTCTCGGTCCCATTCCCGCGTCTCCAGTCGGTTTTCGTTCAGGAGTCGGAGTCGGAGTCGGAGTTGGAGGAGCCGGTCACGGTCCCGTTCCAGAAGGCGCCACCAGCGGAAGTACAGGCGCTACTCACGGTCCTACTCGCGGAGCCGGTCGCGATCCGGCAGCCGCCGGTACCGAGAGAGGCGCTACAGGCTGTCTAGGAGATACTACCGGTCTCCTTCGCGGTACCGGTCTCGGTCCCGTTCCCGTAGCAGGTCGCGCTCTCGGGGAAGGTCGCCCTACGGAAGGGCGTACGCGATCGCGCGGGGGCGGCGCTACTACGGCTTCGGTCGCACCGTGTACCCGGAGGATTACGGCAGGTGGAGGGACAGATCCCGGACGAGGTCGCGGAGCAGAACTCCCTTTCGCTTAAGTGAAAAAG atcgaATGGAGCTGTTAGAAATAGCAAAAGCCAATGCAGCAAAAGCTTTAGGAACAACCAACATTGAATTGCCAGCTAGCCTCAGAACCGTTCCTGTAGCCAAAGAAACAAGCCGTGGAACAGGTTTATCAAGTAATGGTGCAAAGCCTGAA CTGTCGGAAAAGGTAACGGAAGATGGAACTAGAAATCCCAATGAAAAATCTTCCCAGCAAAGAAGCATAGCTTTTAGCTCTAAT AATTCTGTAGCAAAgccaatacaaaaatcagctaaagCTGCCACAGAAGAGACATCTTCAAGATCACCAAAAATAGATCAGAAAAAAAGTCCGTATGGACTGTGGATACCTGtctaa